In the Bacillus sp. FJAT-42376 genome, CGGAAGGCACGGTCGGTTGTGGAAACGAGCAGCCGTGCGAAAGCGATCCGTTCGGTTTCGTACGTGTCTAAAATATCGGGATCTGCTTTTCCTTGCAGGACGGCGGCGAGCTTCCAGGAGAGATTGACGGCGTCGCCGATTCCTGTGTTCATCCCCTGACCGCCGGCAGGGCTGTGGATATGGCCGGCATCTCCGGCAATAAACGCTCTGCCTTTGCGGAAATGTTCACTGACGCGATGGTGTACGCGATAGGTGGAGAACCAATTTACATTATGAATAGCCAAGCCAAGTTGCTTTTCTGCAATCGGCCTTACGTTTTCAAACGATAGATCTGGAGAATCTCTCATTTCGTTCGGTACAATTCCAACCACTCTTCTCATCCCGGTTGTGCGGACCGGGATAAACGCACAAAATCCGCCTTGATCGATGAACATGTAAAAGCCGTCTTTTTCCATCCCATCATCGGCAGCTTTAACATCCGCTACATAAAACAGCTCTTCATATGTCCCGCCTGAAAATTTGAAGTTCAATGTTTTACGGACCGTGCTGTGAGCTCCATCACAGCCGCATATGTAGTCAAAACGGGCCCATTCTGTCTTTCCGTTTTTGCAGATGACGGCCTCCACCTCATCTCCATAGTCCGTAAAGGAGAGGAGCTCTGTTTCCCATTCCACTTCAATGCCTTGCTCCTGCAGTTTCTTGACTAAAAATTGTTCGTGAACATCCTGTGCGAGACTCAGGATAAACGGAAAAGGGCTTAGTCCGGCTCCTAAATCAGCCAGCTCAAGCTTAGCCTTTTTCTGTCCGTTTTCAAGAAGGCGGACGGATTTCATTTTGATGCCGAGTTCGATTAATTCCTCCGCAAAGCCAAGCTGCCGGTAAAATTCCAGTGTTCTCGCATGAATGACAAGAGCACGGGACGATTCTCCGGGTCCTTTGTTTTGGTCAATAATCCGAAACGGGACCCCGTGCCCTGCGAGACGAAGGGCGAGCACCAGACCGGTTGGACCGGCGCCTGTAATGAGTACCTGAGCAGACATCGCATTTCCCCCTTAGTAAACATCGTTTTTCTGCAATGGCTAAAAAATTAAAAAGAAATAAAGGGAAAAAATCAAGATAATGACAACAATCAAAGCGGAAACCCACGTGACAATATGGCGGGATGGACGGAAGGTCTGCTCATCAATTTGCTTTGTTTTTTTTCGGTAATCAAATGTAGAAAACAGAATGAGTGAAAACCCGCAAATAATGGAGAAAACACCGATGATGATGGTCAATATGTTCACTTCCGGGGAGGCTTTGTCCATGAAGCTGAAGTGAAGGTTGGTGATTATAAAACCGATTCCTATAATGGCGATGGCCGTTCTTACCCAGGCGAGATAGGTCCGTTCATTGGCCAGATGCTGCTGGATGTATTTTGAACTGATGGTTTGTTCTTTTTCCATTGAATCTCCTCTATGTTTGCCGTTTTACCCGTATTCTATCATATTATTCCATGAAAAAGAGCACCGGCATCCGATGCTCTTTCTTGTCTATTCTTTATCAAATACGCTATTTGAAATCAGCCTGAATAAATAATCCGTATGGTTCCTGAATCCCGCTTCAATGCCGATTAATGTAACCGGCTTGTCTTTTTCCTGCACGATGACTGGCTGGCCTTTAGCCGGTGCCCGGTCTTTCCAGTGGCCGGCGGTAAAGAAGGAGTCATTGTTCACAAAAGTGGCGGCAATGTTTGTGCCCTCTGTGCTGGAATACCAAACGGGTCCGTATACGAAACCGGCATCGTTCCTGCTGTAACCGGCAGTAAGAGGGGATGGGAGATAATCCACTTTTACAATTCCGTTGCTGCTGGAAAAGCCTTTATTGATCTCCACTTCCGTTAATCCTGCAGCTTTTGCTGCCTGTGAACCGCCTGCTCCGATTGCGATGAAATGGCCATCCTGTTCGACAAACTGCTTGATCTGTCCGTTAAACCTTTTCAGTTCCTCTTCATCGGTTAAACCGAATTCTTTATTGGCTTCGCTGAGCCTATAGGATGTAAGGCTGGCGCTTCCGCTGTAAATAAAGGTATCAAAGCCATTTAATCCATTATTGGCTACATCTCTCGGATGAACTTCCGACACTTGGAATCCAAGCCGTTCGAGGGCGAGCTTTGTGCCTGAATGGGACTGGACTTTGCCCAGACCGCCATCCTTTAAGATCGCAACTCTGTGCTTTTTAAGCGGGATGGCATCTTTAGGGACTGCTTTGGTGCGTAAGGTTAATCCTGATACCTGAACCGCTCTCTGAATCGCTTTCCCTTTTTCCGCAGCGTAAAAATTTCCTTCGTTATCCTTTTTGACGGAAACGCCCTGATCAATAAGAGAGTTCACAAGGCGGACCGCATTTACAGATGTATTCGGAATGGAGTAGGGTCCTTTGCCAATGAGTTTTCCGCGGACATTTTCCTCCCGAACTTCTTTCGTTTGGACGTTCACATCCTCCTGGCTTTTGATGGCATCAAAGCCCCAAAGCTCAGAGAGATTCCAGGCGGAAATGTCGTACATAGCGTCAATATCGTTTGTAATGTCTTCACCGTCCCATAAGAACGCATTAGCCAAGCCGGCCTTTGCCTGGTTAAGATCCACAATATACGTTCCTTTTTCATAGCGCTTTCCATCTGCGCGAAATGGCTTAGCCGCCTGCTCCACTTTCACATCATTTTTAAGTAAGTGCTGGACAACCTTTTGCACCGCGCTGTTATCCTTTTTATTTTCCGGGATGATGTAGCTGTCAGGATAAAAGCCATCTTTATTGTTCGGATGCTCCCCCTTGACTCCGCGGTCAAACACTTCAAGCTGGTCTTGAAGCATGGCCTGTTTATTCTGTAAAGCGAACTCCAGGGCCCCATTCACAGCATCGACCTGCCATTTCACTCCGTCCCAGTCATTTGTCGGTGCTTCCAATGTATAGCCCAGGCCGCCATGAAGCATAGCATAAGCCGGGGTGTAAATAGGAGGGTAGACATCCCAGCCGGATTTTGAATCTCTTAATGGGATGTGAGTGCCTTCCAGTGTTTTGTACAATTCGGTCTCATAGTGATCTCTTTCGCTGACAATATTCGATTCCATCGCTTCTGCCTGCTGATTCATCCACTTATAAAGCAAATCGTATTCGTAATTCGGGTTATGAGGGGGTGTACCCGGAAGAATCAATCCCGGATGCTTTGCTTCCCCGCGTTGCCTGACATAACCGTGAAGATCAAGAAGAACGAGAGGGTTGAGCTCGGCGATTTGCTTAACGGCCGCTTCCGTTTCAGGCTGGGACTGGGTCACGAAATCACGGTTCAGATCAATTCCGTTTCCGTTAAAGCGGGTAGCATCGACACGTCCGTCAGGATTCGCGTCCACATTGATAATCAGTGTGAAGTTCTTCAGTATCTCCTTAGTTTCCTGATCATTCTTAAATCCATACCGTTCAATTAACCGGAGCGCTGCATCTGTTCCGACAAATTCGGTTCCATGAATGGAGGCATGAATCAAAATCGGGGGCTTAATATCCGGATTGGCTTTCAGGTAGCGCTGCGCTTTTTCCGGATTTTCTCTCATGAGTTTCCGCAATCCCTTGTACTTAAGTTCACTCTGCTTAGACTTGCTGTCTGAAATGGTGACCGTGTACAAATTTTTGCCGGTGGAAGATTTTCCTGTAATGTCCAATTGAACTCGGCTGCTTTGCTTTTCATAGGACTCCAGTTTGCTTCTAAGAGCATCATACGTTATGTAGTCATATTGTTCTGAATTGAAAAGACTCTGCTTTCGTTCAGTCTCCCCGGCCAGTGCTTGAGCGGGAAGAAGACTTCCCAGTAGACTTGCGCTCAGTAAAACGGATAAAATCGGCTTCTTCTTCATTTCTTTCCTCCTAAAATTTTTACAACACAGAAAAGCCTCTTTCCGGATAAGAAAGAGGCTTTGCACACAAAGGGATCCCTCTCTCTTATCTGTCAGCGTAATCGCTGCAAGAATTAGCACCGTATTGACCATGGTCAACCGGTTGCCGGGCTTCATAGGGCTTGTCCCTCCGCCTGCTCTTGATAAAAGAGTTTTCGTATTGAATTAGTTTGAATTATAGAGGATTTTAACAGCGCGTCAATATGAAAATAGGAAAATGATTCTTTGTGTTTAGGAGAAAATGGTAAAATAGGAACAGGTTATGGAGAAGGAAGATTACATGAATACAATCTTTAGTTTTATTTTACCCCCTCAACTTAATGATTGTTACTAGCTATATAACATTGAAAATTGAAGTGAAATATTGTTTCCTTCCGGCTTTGATTCTTCCTGCTGCCGTTTTTTCTAAATTTAGAAGGATTCGGGCCGGTCCTATCCAGCAAATACTTTTCTAGTGCTCTTTTACTTGGAGCAATCGTAAATGGAATGACGGCTCTAATCATGAGGAAAAGCTGAAATCGTATCGAGTAGTGCCCTTTACAAAAGAATATATTGCCCGATCAGCAGGAATACCCTTAATATGGAAAGGTGAAGTGAACGAATGAAGATAGGAGAATCCCATGATAATAAAGAATCGGTTATTTGAGGTGAAAGGCCTTACCTATTCAATCAGGTCTGCTATGCATGAAGATGCTGGGATGCTCTCCAAGGTAAGAGTCCGCATTGATGGAGAAACAGAAAATATGGATAGGGAACAGGGAGAGGGATTGATCGACGAAGCAGGCTTTGAACGGCTGATTAAGAATGATACGGAAATGCCCGGCCATTTGTTTTTAGTGGCCGAGGTGGAGGGGGAGATTGTCGGATTTTCAAGGTGTGAAGGAAATCAGCTGAAAAGATCCTCACACAAAGCAGAATTCGGAGTGGGCGTGCTGAAGGACTTCTGGGGGTACGGGATTGGCGTGAATCTATTAAAAGAATCGATTGCCTGGGCCGACTCCAATGGGATCAAGAAAATGAACTTAAATGTACTGGAAACGAATGACCGGGCGATAAAGATTTACAGCAGTCTCGGATTTGAAACAGAAGGTGTTTTAAAAAAGGATAAGCTTTTATCAGACGGCAAATTCTACAGCACCATCCTTATGGGAAGATGGAATGGGTCATAATCCAAAACAGGGAGATTAATAGAAATATGTCCAATATAACGATCAAAAGAGCTTCCCTATCGGACGCTGAAACGCTGACAAACATCATGAAGGCAACCTTTGATGCAGAAGCAAAGAGGTGGCTGAGGGAAGAGGAACCTATCATAGATTACAATATTCAGCCGCCGGGATATCAATCCATACATATGACTGAATACAGTATCCGTGAGTTAGTCTATTACAAAATCCTCGCAGATGAAATGATAGCAGGCGGATTGATTATGACAATCGCAGGCGATTTGCACGCGAGAATTGACCGTATTTTTGTAAGCACTTCCTTGCAGGGGAGGGGAATCGGATCGATTGCTCTTAAATTGGCCGAAGAGGCGTACCCGCAGGTATCTTCCTGGGAGCTGGAAACATCCAGCAGGCAGCTGAATAATCATTATTTTTATGAAAAAGCGGGTTTTGAAAGAGCGTATGAATCTGAGGATGAATTCTGTTATGAAAAACGGAAGGAGTCATCTAATCATTCGAAAGCCACTCAAAATCAGGATCTGTCAGGAACACATTATGAAAGCTGCGGGATGGACGAAAGTGATTTCTTTAAGGTGAATTTAGCCGGCAGCTCCGTCAGCAACAGCAATGTGATGAACACTCATTTCAGTAATTGCAATTTGAGCCAGTCCAGGTTTCAAAACATTAATTTCAGAAACAGCCTGCTCGCAGATTTAAATTTGTCCGGCAGCCGGATCGACCATGTAACGATGGGCGGGGTTCAGTTTAAGGATACGAGCCTTGAAGAGAATCAGCAGCCTGTCACATTTGAACGATGTGACCTGAAAGGCAGCCGCTTTATGGAGTGCAATCTGCAGGAGGTGGAGATTCAGCAAAGCGATTTGGAAGGTATGAGGATCAATGGGATTTCGGTGAAGGAATTGTTTGATGTGTATGAAAAGGCTGTAAAACACACCTGATTTGGGGTGTGTTTTTTTGTGGAGGGAATGGCGTTGCACTGACCCCCGCTCCTCTACCGTACTAAACCTCCGTCCCCGCTCTCTGCAAGCTCTTGTCCACCATCCTTTTAGCACAGTTTTCCTCTGACCCCCGATACGGTGCTGTATTGGGGGTCAGTGCAAACCAAACCGATAATGGAACAATCGCCCCAATCGCCCACCCCGCCCAATCACTCCAAACAGCTCCACCCCTCATCACCTTCCCTCCCCAACAAACGTCTCCCGAAACCTTACCGCTTTCTTCGTTAATGACCGGTCCTTCAGCCAAATCAGCGCACAATCGGAAAGAATGGCCGCATCCTGTATACGGACGGCTTTTAGTCCGGAATTTGGGAATGCGAGCAACGCAGATTCAGGAAGCATGGCGGCGCCGACTCCTTCGCGGACTAAGGACATCAGCATGGCCGCGTCCGGGCATTGGCAGACAATTTGAGGGGTCAAGCCTTTCTTGTGAAAGGCATTCAGCACGAGCTCATACAATCCGATGCCGCTGACCCGGTGGAGCAGAAGGAGAGGGAGGTCTGACAAATCTTTCATACAAATGGTGCTTTCTATGGGCCAGTGGTCAGGTACGATCGCTGCAAACGGATCTTTGGATAGCGGGAGATGATGAAAGTCATGTAAATCGAGCGGCATGCGGATCAGAGCAAGTTCGATTTGCCGGCTGCGGACGTCCTCTGCCAGCCGGAAGGAGTCTCCTTCGTGCAGGCGGAACGAGACGTTTGGATATTGTTCCCGGAAGAAGCGGATCCGCTCGGGGATATAGGAAAAGCATGTTTTCACAGAGCCGATTGACAGAAGTCCGGTCAGGCCTTCTCCGGCTTCCTTTACCTCAGAGACAGCCGCCTCCATTTGGAGGAGAAGCGAGCGGGCCCGTTCGTAAAGGATGGTTCCGGCATCAGTTAGCTCCATTTTTTTACCGTTCCGCTCCAGCAGCAGCACGCCGAGCTCCTCTTCAAGGGATTTGAGCTGATAGCTTAACGGTGGCTGGGCCATGTGCAGTTTTTTGGCTGCGCGTGTCACCTGTCCTTCTTCCGCGATGGTACAGAAATAGCGGAGCTGTTTAATGTCCAACGGGCTCACCCTTCCATACTTTTTTTGTATCGAATGCCTAGTTTTTATGTATTTTCCATCTATAGTAGCACATGATAGATTGGATTTGTAAGCGTTTTCAAATTAATCTGAAAACAAGTGGACCCGGATGAAAGTATTTATAAAAAGGAGAGAGTGCATGTGGCTGGATTTGAAGAAGCAAAGAAGAGATTAAGAGGTTCTATTGCACCGGTCATCACCCCGTTTCACGAAGATGGATCGATTGATTTTCAAACACTAGAAAAGCTGATCGACTGGCATATTGAGAGCGGAAGCCACGGGATTTCTGTGACGGGTACAACGGGG is a window encoding:
- a CDS encoding FAD-dependent monooxygenase — translated: MSAQVLITGAGPTGLVLALRLAGHGVPFRIIDQNKGPGESSRALVIHARTLEFYRQLGFAEELIELGIKMKSVRLLENGQKKAKLELADLGAGLSPFPFILSLAQDVHEQFLVKKLQEQGIEVEWETELLSFTDYGDEVEAVICKNGKTEWARFDYICGCDGAHSTVRKTLNFKFSGGTYEELFYVADVKAADDGMEKDGFYMFIDQGGFCAFIPVRTTGMRRVVGIVPNEMRDSPDLSFENVRPIAEKQLGLAIHNVNWFSTYRVHHRVSEHFRKGRAFIAGDAGHIHSPAGGQGMNTGIGDAVNLSWKLAAVLQGKADPDILDTYETERIAFARLLVSTTDRAFRPLVGRGFQSKLIRKILFPLVIPALLKVPNARKRAFNLLSQTRIHYRGSKISDGKAGSIHGGDRLPWIKTDRGDNYEPLKSMKWQIHVYGKASRNLREFAVEKDIELIEFEWNSEMAKAGFERDAVYWVRPDGHVGFAFGKGRDREVRDFILK
- a CDS encoding DUF202 domain-containing protein, with the protein product MEKEQTISSKYIQQHLANERTYLAWVRTAIAIIGIGFIITNLHFSFMDKASPEVNILTIIIGVFSIICGFSLILFSTFDYRKKTKQIDEQTFRPSRHIVTWVSALIVVIILIFSLYFFLIF
- a CDS encoding M14 family zinc carboxypeptidase; translated protein: MKKKPILSVLLSASLLGSLLPAQALAGETERKQSLFNSEQYDYITYDALRSKLESYEKQSSRVQLDITGKSSTGKNLYTVTISDSKSKQSELKYKGLRKLMRENPEKAQRYLKANPDIKPPILIHASIHGTEFVGTDAALRLIERYGFKNDQETKEILKNFTLIINVDANPDGRVDATRFNGNGIDLNRDFVTQSQPETEAAVKQIAELNPLVLLDLHGYVRQRGEAKHPGLILPGTPPHNPNYEYDLLYKWMNQQAEAMESNIVSERDHYETELYKTLEGTHIPLRDSKSGWDVYPPIYTPAYAMLHGGLGYTLEAPTNDWDGVKWQVDAVNGALEFALQNKQAMLQDQLEVFDRGVKGEHPNNKDGFYPDSYIIPENKKDNSAVQKVVQHLLKNDVKVEQAAKPFRADGKRYEKGTYIVDLNQAKAGLANAFLWDGEDITNDIDAMYDISAWNLSELWGFDAIKSQEDVNVQTKEVREENVRGKLIGKGPYSIPNTSVNAVRLVNSLIDQGVSVKKDNEGNFYAAEKGKAIQRAVQVSGLTLRTKAVPKDAIPLKKHRVAILKDGGLGKVQSHSGTKLALERLGFQVSEVHPRDVANNGLNGFDTFIYSGSASLTSYRLSEANKEFGLTDEEELKRFNGQIKQFVEQDGHFIAIGAGGSQAAKAAGLTEVEINKGFSSSNGIVKVDYLPSPLTAGYSRNDAGFVYGPVWYSSTEGTNIAATFVNNDSFFTAGHWKDRAPAKGQPVIVQEKDKPVTLIGIEAGFRNHTDYLFRLISNSVFDKE
- a CDS encoding GNAT family N-acetyltransferase, which encodes MIIKNRLFEVKGLTYSIRSAMHEDAGMLSKVRVRIDGETENMDREQGEGLIDEAGFERLIKNDTEMPGHLFLVAEVEGEIVGFSRCEGNQLKRSSHKAEFGVGVLKDFWGYGIGVNLLKESIAWADSNGIKKMNLNVLETNDRAIKIYSSLGFETEGVLKKDKLLSDGKFYSTILMGRWNGS
- a CDS encoding GNAT family N-acetyltransferase — its product is MSNITIKRASLSDAETLTNIMKATFDAEAKRWLREEEPIIDYNIQPPGYQSIHMTEYSIRELVYYKILADEMIAGGLIMTIAGDLHARIDRIFVSTSLQGRGIGSIALKLAEEAYPQVSSWELETSSRQLNNHYFYEKAGFERAYESEDEFCYEKRKESSNHSKATQNQDLSGTHYESCGMDESDFFKVNLAGSSVSNSNVMNTHFSNCNLSQSRFQNINFRNSLLADLNLSGSRIDHVTMGGVQFKDTSLEENQQPVTFERCDLKGSRFMECNLQEVEIQQSDLEGMRINGISVKELFDVYEKAVKHT
- a CDS encoding LysR family transcriptional regulator translates to MDIKQLRYFCTIAEEGQVTRAAKKLHMAQPPLSYQLKSLEEELGVLLLERNGKKMELTDAGTILYERARSLLLQMEAAVSEVKEAGEGLTGLLSIGSVKTCFSYIPERIRFFREQYPNVSFRLHEGDSFRLAEDVRSRQIELALIRMPLDLHDFHHLPLSKDPFAAIVPDHWPIESTICMKDLSDLPLLLLHRVSGIGLYELVLNAFHKKGLTPQIVCQCPDAAMLMSLVREGVGAAMLPESALLAFPNSGLKAVRIQDAAILSDCALIWLKDRSLTKKAVRFRETFVGEGR